One part of the Anopheles coustani chromosome 2, idAnoCousDA_361_x.2, whole genome shotgun sequence genome encodes these proteins:
- the LOC131267016 gene encoding b(0,+)-type amino acid transporter 1-like, with protein MTAIAEPKAGGLKREMGLMSAINVIISVMIGSGIFVSPTAALKYSGSVGFCLVVWTVCGGISLLGALCFAELGTVVPRSGAEYAYLIEAFKKSHSFWGPLPSFICAWVYVMILRPAEIAVIILTFAEYSILPFRHLLGLENLPADDLHLLIKLIGILGLGIITYINLSSVKLYVTINNVFGFCKVFACLVVIFGGIYQLAIGNTENLAGGFEGTHSSPGYIALAFYNGLWAYDGWSSVTTITEEIKNPEVNIPRSIMIAVPIITGLYVFMNLAYMTVLSMGEMIASEAVGIDFGDRALGSFSFLIPLGVALATFGCALSIQFGVTRLCYVASQEGQMLEPLSYIHVRRATPAPAVAMQGVLALAFILVGNIETLIEFASFLIWFFYGAAVVALLALRRFQPNVHRPYKVPLIVPYITLAVSVFLSIVPVVSDPSPKYLFAVGFILSGVLVYTPFVYYKVRPSWINKLTYLIQVLFEVVPSSSKVD; from the exons ATGACGGCTATAGCGGAACCGAAGGCCGGCGGCTTGAAGCGCGAGATGGGCCTCATGTCGGCCATCAATGTGATCATCAGCGTCATGATCGGCTCGGGCATATTCGTGTCACCCACGGCAGCCCTCAAGTATTCCGGCAGTGTCGGCTTCTGTCTGGTCGTGTGGACCGTTTGCGGTGGCATCTCGCTGCTGGGAGCGCTCTGTTTCGCCGAGCTGGGCACGGTGGTGCCACGGTCCGGCGCCGAGTATGCTTACCTGATCGAGGCGTTCAAAAAGTCACACTCCTTCTGGGGCCCGCTGCCGTCGTTCATCTGCGCCTGGGTGTACGTGATGATTCTGCGGCCGGCCGAAATTGCCGTCATCATCTTGACATTCGCCGAATACTCAATACTTCCCTTCCGGCATTTGCTGGGCCTGGAGAATCTACCGGCGGACGATCTACACCTGCTGATTAAGCTTATCGGCATCCTAGGGTTAG GCATAATCACGTACATCAATCTCAGCAGCGTGAAGCTGTACGTCACGATCAACAATGTATTTGGGTTCTGCAAAGTGTTCGCATGTCTGGTGGTCATCTTCGGTGGGATCTACCAGTTGGCGATTGGCAACACGGAGAACTTGGCCGGAGGGTTCGAGGGAACCCATAGCAGTCCCGGTTACATTGCGCTCGCCTTCTACAACGGTCTCTGGGCGTACGACGGCTGGTCAAGCGTGACCACCATTACGGAGGAGATCAAGAATCCGGAGGT TAACATTCCCCGCTCGATCATGATCGCCGTACCGATCATCACCGGGCTGTATGTTTTCATGAACCTCGCCTACATGACCGTTCTCTCGATGGGTGAGATGATCGCCTCGGAGGCGGTCGGAATCGACTTTGGGGATCGCGCACTTGGTTCGTTCTCCTTCCTGATCCCACTCGGGGTAGCGCTGGCTACGTTCGGCTGTGCCCTCAGCATCCAGTTCGGTGTGACACGACTCTGCTACGTCGCCAGCCAGGAGGGTCAGATGTTGGAACCGTTGTCGTACATTCACGTGCGTCGCGCAACGCCGGCTCCAGCCGTTGCCATGCAGGGCGTACTAGCACTCGCCTTCATCCTGGTCGGCAACATCGAGACGTTGATCGAGTTTGCTTCGTTTCTGATCTGGTTCTTCTACGGAGCGGCCGTCGTGGCGCTGCTCGCCCTGCGCCGTTTCCAACCTAACGTGCACCGACCGTACAAAGTGCCACTGATCGTGCCGTACATCACGTTAGCCGTATCCGTCTTTCTGTCGATCGTGCCGGTCGTCAGCGACCCGTCACCCAAGTACCTGTTCGCGGTGGGCTTCATCCTCAGCGGAGTGCTGGTCTACACGCCGTTCGTTTATTACAAAGTGCGGCCCTCGTGGATTA ATAAACTAACTTACCTCATTCAAGTGCTCTTCGAAGTTGTGCCTTCTTCCAGTAAAGTagattaa